The segment aaaataaattaacaaaatcacttactttataaaacttgaatatttgCCGCCTTGGTGACGAAATGATCGATCCGGCGAGTGCCAGCCGGGGCTGGTTTATCTGCCAAGGTACGAGCACTAGTTTTGTCACTCGCAGACTTCTCCGGTGATTGAATTGGCGGAGGAAGAGATTCTAAGAGGGTGGTGCCTTTTAACATCGATTCAAACGTGGTCGAGTTTCAGTCTTTAGCTTCAGCTGTTCTAGATTGCAGTTTCAGCTGATTTCTCGGAGAAACAACTCGGTGGAGCTGGAGACGATGAAAAGAGCATCTGGCTTGACCTTGTTGATGTCTTTGTCGAGATTCTCTTGATCCGACCTGCTGGAAATTCGGGtctggttgttgttgttgcttctGTGTTGTTCTGAGAAGGTGAATTCTATTGGGAGATGGGAATTGGAAGTGTGTGGATTGTAGGGTTTGAACGTTTGATCGGAGAATTGAAAGAAATGGGAGGGGGGGGGTGTATTTTATAGGGTTTTGATTGACGGGAATTTGGGGGTTTTCCTAAAGCTCCATTCCCGTTGGCGGGAAACACTGCACGCGCTTGAACGTGAGAGAGACAGATACttcatacatacatatacatatatatatatatatacacacacacatacatatatatatatatatatatatatatatatatatatatctatagatatataagcaaaaaaataaaaagagggcGAGAACTCCGGGaccaaattttttatctttatccttgaattttgatctctttttattttgatcaatgagctttatttatttttaattacattcatgttgacatgattttatttatctgtATCTattttggtttgtgtttttttttctgtgttcaATTTCTCATTGAATGTTCCAGTGTTGAATACAAGAccagttttataaaaaacaatgtaatattactcttaaaactaaaattcaagAGATTagggattaaaattaaaatttaaaaaaccacgTGTTTATTTTCAAATGGCATGGAAATATTTGATCTGATTcctcatatttcattttttttcaaatccagTTCATCTTCTCTAACTTTTCACATTTCATTCcctcttcttcaagattttCTTTATGTCGTAAATGTCATGATAGTACAGGCGGTTggattaaaattgttttgaatgtaaaataacaaatatttatttaagttatagtactttttttttatattatcattaaatttGACTCGAGTTCTTATCGAATCCTCGaactaaaatcttaaaaaattattgaaaagcttttgaatgaatataaataaatattaataggaaaaaataacaacatatccTTCAGTGACACACACATGAGTTTTATCAAGCAATAATAAACTttgattatagaaaataaataaaaataaaataaataagtcacTAATTCATAGttgtttgaagttttgaaaGGTTATATGgcaaggaaaaaatatataaaataacatacGTGCTTATCAATGGCaaaatagtaaataaattataattaaattgttaCCATTACATAGCTTTTGTGaggtatatattaattattaactacATGTGTATACGTTGTGTGTGTATTGTGAGGATTCGGTGCATGAAAGTGTTATACAGTGGTTATGAATTAAGAAGTGAAAGGATACAGGTAATTGAATAAACGAAACTTGAGGTATGTCCGATGCATCTGTGTGATGATTTTTAGAATGTGTTTTATACAAGATATAGCAAGATAAATTTTGGATAGAGTTTTGTATGGAGGAAATTATGCTAAGAATTTAGTAAATtcattagtttaatttaaatataatatgaaaCATGACATGGATGTTATGCATGgtgataaattatataataaaaaatgtagtAGCATTGTGGATGCAATCAAGTAAAGCACTCGCGAGATAAAACTATGttgtattgatttgttttttcttttaataccaAATAAATTTAGACTGTTGAAAGAAAAgtgttaaaaataagttaaatagcAAATGGtgacaaggaaaggaaataacAATGGACttagaattaaatttgaaagtttATTGTAATACACGGATTAATACTTGTTGATgtaaataatgttattaaaaaaaaatgatcccaTTTTCATGTATGGTGTGTAATATATTGTCTacattatatgtaaaaaatcaGGGGTGTTATATgtataagtttaaaggtaatctagacaattattaaaagttagtttgatttttaaaaaaaataaggctgacatcttttttaaacattgagattatgatatatttgattgattctAGTAAATTTCAGTTAATTTGTGAAGTTCATAATCTAATTTATAGATTCAAATgggttcaatattttttttaactgtatgataaaaaataaagactattcaaaatttatcaaacattgaatgataaaataaaaaaaaataaaaatttatcaaaaacccaatgttgatttttttaaaaaaaaaactaggctaAGCGCGTAAGCCTGAATGGTTGTATtggggttttaaaaaaaactatcatttaAATCTTCTTGTTGAATGGAACTCGCTAacactaaatatttttatttttttttgttatagcaacaatcatttattttattttctttcgctatttttatgcaattttttctttaccttttttaactcaaatactgaaaattaataaaataattttttagattacaataaaatttatcGTAAATTTATGATGAGCcatatattttctcttattttaatttcaaggaATTAAACTAtaagataatataattaaaaaaattgaaaattaaaaaaagatgggcAAAAGATTCACTGCTACTTTATACTTTTTTAAGTTTCTGTTAATTGAAGAATTTCTCTCTAGAGTCTTGATATCTCTAGGTGCCGAATAATCTATCTATATGATTCGGTTCTAAATGCGTTTCATGGTTAAGATACCCTGACATGTTTACGTGTCAGGGTATTTAAAGCATGACCCATAACACTATGTATGTGAGTTGTTTATGTGTCGATGCATTTAAGGCATGGCCAATGATACCCTGACGtgtaataaaaattcaaagtatttttttaataatgaccaataatattattatttcttttttaaaaaatcgagagtaattaataatttagtttcaaaatattttatattttttaaaattttattaccctttgattttattttcaagatataaaatttataaattcagttttaatcaatataaaataaaacattagtgcttgtttggaaaataaataaaatgctacaaaaattttaaaattttggctTAAGCATTTTTCATGGATACAGGTCTATTACTATTAACGTTTAAACACAGTAAGAACAATACATGCAAATATAGAAAAACGACAAcaatgtaattaaataattgattgtgtataaataatagaaatatcAAAATCGTACCAGCCGAGAAAGGCACGTATCAGTTTTTTACTGTGCTGGAATTAATATACAATTCTGTGAATTAgagtattgtatttttttgtattttttattttaattcttaaatttttactttacatactttaattattttgaatccAAATTAGCCTCCatttgtatatttgtttttggagaGACGGTTGGATTGAAAGTTAAATAATcaaagtgaaaattttagataaCATAGAAGGTGtgttgaaaattttattaaaatatttattttaattctcatgtttttaaaatattaggtgattaattttttaaatttgaagacaatatattttgatgcctagcttcaatttttttttttttgctgtcttTTTATGTTGGAAGGAGAGAAAGAGTCACCGAATTCTGATTCAGAGAAAAAAAGTTGTCACTAGAAAAGATTTTGATAATCAAAACGATtgatttttgtctaaaaaaattttatataataaggGGGTTatgtttaggtgtttttttcaCCCTTCAAACACCTAAAACAACATATATAAGCTCAAgaagaatttttgtttatgaTGGATTTCGGGTtttgaaatggtttttttggcttttttatgGCTATGAATTGGTTTAATAAGGTCTCTATGGtcttttttagatgttttaggTCAACAATGggttaaaaataagatttttcatcgaaaaaacaaagaacCATATTTTTTCGGCCACTATATTTAGCTGTATTCTAGGTTTCTCATGTGATGCGTTGTCTGCTGACACAGACACTcgacacatttttttttaaataactgaggtggatgacatgtcattcgtcctcttcatttttttttttaaataaaagctcACGCCTAGGCCTAGCCTTGCAGGCTCATGCATGAGTTGTTGCTTTATTGGGCTGAGCAATGGGCCTGACTTACCAAGCCCAATATTATATtgcctgtttttttcttttaatatatatatttttatagtatgtTTTCAAACAATGCATTATTGGTGTTGTTAAGCcgagtgtttaaaaatattaatttaatgaaaaatttgttaaataaaaaaaatttgctaaatttgtttattataaaGATAGTTAAATTCCTGGTTAGATAGTTAAAAGTGTAATCTCCAGGACAATGTATTCAAAACTGTAAGAGTTTGTGTAAGAATGCTGAATTAATGAATACAGCTTTgagaaattcatcaaaatacTAATGTTATTTCCAACAGTTTTTGCAAGAAAACTCGTGTAAATCACTCTATCAGCCAAAGACACAACCATAGAAGGTGGattcaatctaattttttaacttcttagtcagtttcaatttaatccaagtttcctcttcataatttttaacaaattatacaAACGGCACGTAACTTCCGTAGGATTCGGTGTCTCAACATGCGACGACGATGTATTTACCACGTGCCGGACAAAAAGTCTCGGTAACAGACGGTCTTATGAAGACCGTTACTTCTTAAACCCTCTCCTTCATTTTCTCATTAAACCCTAGCTACACCCCTCTTAGATCTCGACAGAACTAGGAAACGGACAGCAAGTCAGCAACAATGGAGTTCTCTCAAGATGACTTTGATCGTCTATTAAGGTTCGAGCACACTCGAAAATCCGCCGAAGCTACCTACGCTAAAGACCCTCTTGATGCCGACGTGAGTACTATATATTCGTTGCACGACGTGTTGTTTCGTTTAATCTCCTGTTAGTTCCTGTTTTTTTCCCATCGTCAATcctgctttttttgtttttggaatagAATTGTCTTTCACTTGATTATTACTTGTGTATGTGCGTTAGATCAAATACAAATCTCCCACCTTGTCCtacatacatatatacaaaCATGTTGCTTAGTTTTTGAAGTAAACAAATTATATGCTGGTTatcactttaattttctttttgctcACCATTGATGTATTATCATTATGACTAGTGATTTGTTAGCATTAAAAAAGGAGGGTATGCTTTGCAGAACTTGACTAAGTGGGGCGAGGCATTGCTCGAACTATCACAATTTCAAACCGTGGCAGAGGCAAAGAAGATGATAAATGGTACTGTAGTTTCTGTTGTTATAATCACCAATTCATAATTTAGCAAATTTTCTGGGCTTTATGTTATTGGGGCGGTGTCGTAATTTTACAGAGGCTATTTCGAAGTTGGAAGAGGCAATGATGTTAAATCCAACAGCCAATGCAATGTGGTCACTAGGAAATGCCAACACTTCTTATGCATTTCTGACTCCCGATCTTTCTGaggcaaaaaattattttgacaaggCAGCTGATTACTTCCAACAAGCGGTTGATGAGGTAATTTTGGAGTTTTTTGGGCTTTGATTCACAGGACATGTTTAAGCATATTAGTTTCTAGTAGTCTTCACTAAGATGTAAGTTAtaacttttcaattttgattttcgaTACAGGACTCGACTAACGAGCTTTACCACAAGTCTTTGGAAGTTTGTGCTAAGGTATACTTTGCACCTTCCTTCTCATAAAAAAAGTTGAGTGTGAACTGTTGTTTCTTTCAGCGTATTTGGTGGTTTTGAGCCTACCCTGTTAGATTTCTGGTATGAATTTTACTAATTATGCTGATATAGCCCTCTATCTACTAATAAGGTAGAAATCACTTGGTTTTTACATGAAAGTAGTGTCAGTCTTTGGAAGTATGTTCTAAGGTATAATTTGCACCTTCTTtccttctcataaaaaaatgttgagtgTAAACTGTTGTTTCTTTAAGCGTATTTGGTGGTTTTGAGCCCACCCTGTTAGATTTCTGCTATGAGTTTTACTAATTATGCTGATACAGCCCTCTATCTACTAATAGGGTAGAAATCACTTggtttttacatgaaaatagtGATAGTCTTTGGAAGTTTGTGCTAAGGTATACTTTGCACCTTCCTTCCTTgtcataaaaaaatgttgagtgTAAACTGTTGTTTCTTTAAGCGTATTTGGTGGTTTTGAGCCCACCGTGTTAGATTTCTGGTATGAGTTTTACTAATTATGCTGATATAGTCCTCTATCTACTAACAAGGTAGAAATCACTCATTTTTCTATTGTTGAAAAGCAGAACATACATCTTATGTTCACACATTTTTCAATTTGAGGTGTTTGTTCCAATGGaataatcaaataatcaaaCCACAAAGATATTATATTGATTATCATCATCACAGCTTCTCCAAATCTTCAATATTTTCCTTGTTATTCTGTGCTTGATGTTCTGAATGAACATTGCAAATCAAGCTTTAGCTTTTTTGAAACTACTTCTGTCTATCCTGATCAAATGAACTCCACTTTTGATCATGTATCGgtactattttttaaatgttgttgACGATATTTTCTCAGGCACCAGAATTGCATATGGAGATCCATAAGCATTCAAGCAGTCAACAGACCATGGGTGGTGAATCTTCTCCTTCTTCAAATGCAAAGGTGAGGAATTTAGGCAGCTCATTTTTTTCGAAGTTCACCCAAGTAAATGGTTGCTTGCTTCTTCctgttcttgaaaaaaaaatgtgttttcctccttcctctctctccttttttgaaaaaaaaaggaaaacagttaaaggattttttttttattgcagctTAAAATTTCATCATGTATGGGCTTTTCCTCGTACTATACTGTGACTTGGAGTTagtttctttttcaaataaaagagaACTGTTGGAAAATATTGGGAATTCAAATTGAAAACCAAGGAGTTTTCTCACTttaggatgaaaaaaaatctagaagcaGAAGAAAGAACACTAAAAGTGCTGCATCCTGATTGAAATTAATGCAAAGCCTTCCAATATCTCTACATATCAGCTAAAGAAACCCATAAGAACAGTTCAGAGCTTGATCATCCAGAGTTTGGTGTCTTAAAATGTTGTGTAGCACCTTATGATTTCTGATGGGGGTTCGTGACCAGGCTGAAATAGGAAAGTAACCAAATAACTGAGACAATTTGAATCATTGATATAATTAAATGGCTGAAATTCTTGTGATTGAAAGCCCAAGGGAGATGTTTACATTCTAGTCCACATGCAGTGGTGTAAAGTGAAGTGAATTGTAGTAGCAATGTCCTAGACTCGGTGATGACAGAGAAATCATCCTTGGAATATAGAGTTAAATTAGTTCTTAGATCACCTTGTTGGTTGTACAAcaactccccccccccccaaaaaaaaaaaaaaaaaagaagaagaaaaagagagagaaaaaagtctGGAGTGCAAGCCCTCTTAAATATGACAAAAAATCAGCAAAAGTTAACTTAGATGTGTATCTGAAGAATCTGCTGTGTGTTCTTACACTGCCTTGGTTGTACCTTTCCCCTCTCCCCAAAGTCTCAAGCTAACAAAAAATTGGCAAGAGTCAACTTTGTTGTTTAATAAGAGTTTCTGTGCTTTAAATTCAGGTGCCTTACTATCTGCTTTCcacatttgttttcttattttttagaaaaagaattccAGAGAAGTATTTAGCAAATTAGCATGAGGCATTGTTAGTTTTTAACCCTGTTTTGTTATTTGCGAGTTTCCACATTTGAATTAAAGTCTCCAATGTGCTGTAATCTGAGTTCAGTCAGcatttttcttgcaaattaatttaaagtagaTGATAAAGAGTCCTCTAGTTTCAGCTGGAGTGTTTTCCTTcatattctctttcttttctcttattcttcCAAATCACGTGATATAGAATGTAACACAAGATATTTATGTGCACACCATATCCACTACTTTATGGTTTACAACAATTATGTCCTGCTTGCCCTCAATGGAATGGTGCGATGTAGATTGTGGCCCTGATGTACAACTGCTGCCATTGTACATATGGATTGTTGAAACAATTTTAATGAATCGACTCTAATGCACGGACTCCAAATTGGCTCTACACCATGCATGCTGTTATGTACATGCTATTCATGCATATATTTGTAGCTCATGGGTTCTTTCCTTGCACGCTTAACTTACGCTTATGGTGGAATGTATCTGATTTCACTTATCCAATGCTAGGTTGGTCAATCAAGTTTATTTAAGTCCTTTGGATAAGTAAAACCTGATGTAAGCGTTTCCTATTGCCTAACTTcacaaaatagtaaaaaaattgagCCTAAACTATTCTCTTTATTCTAGTTAAAGCTCCATGTGATTTCTTGTTGTGATGGATGCCACTAGTTTGATGTGACATGAGGTTCTTGACATGCCAATTCCCTAAAAATTTACAGAAGCACATCAAATCCATAGTTTGTAATGCAGCTTAAGTAAGATATTTTTGTGAGTGTTTGGTTCTGGAAGTGATGGTTGGCCATGAGTTAATATGGATTCACGCACATTTTATACCATCTCACAcgattactatatattttttaaagcatcATCAGACATTTCTTTGTCAATCCTGTTTCAGGGCTCCAAGAAGAAGGCAAACAGTGACCTGAAGTATGATATATTTGGATGGATTATCCTTGCAGTTGGAATCGTTGCATGGATGGGGATTGCAAAATCCCATGTTCCTCCTCCTCCAATATAAGCATTAAGTGAAGATGCCAATATCTTTTCAAGAATGTTCAACTAGTGATCACAATATTCCTACTGGAAGGCATGTATATTCCAGTTATACATGTGGTATGCTATCCGCATGTTGATCTtgacctttcattttctttattactTATTCGGTTAGAATTATCATTTCTTGCAAATTTTAGTTATATACATCTGTTGACAGTCTTTCAAGCTTTTCTTGTTTCCCTCTTACGTCCATTTGCTCGGGTTGTTTGATGTCATGAAGCCATCCTGCTCCTGGTAAGAAAGTGATGCGGCTTATAACATTGTTAAATGCTAGGGTTCTCAGGCTTCAAGGTTATATATCTAGACCTAAGCTATagagaaatttagagaaaactccatagtgttttattaaaagtCTAAATAATAGgttttctcttaaaataaattagacattcctatttatatttatattggtactaaaattctttataaaaaagaatttctaattaaaacttaactAGTTAATAGAATTTATCTaacattaagatttttaaatagtgaaatactaattaaattaaaagttctaagctaaataagaaaaagaatacaaataaaataagataaataaaaacaatctcgCATGGAAACTTTCTAAGTCTTATTTAAAAACCTTTTCAATCTTTGtcatcatgaaattttaattcaataaaaaaatagagcctttagaattttttatagaaattttagCTTATTCTAACAgtaggattaaaagttatgtttgatttatcaaattgtgttttgaactctttttaaattcttcaaaatctaaaaatctttaccattaataaaataataataatctatttTCTTTATCTACCCAAAGTAAAATCTATTCATAATCTTGTATAAACTCCAAAATTAGTGATTGTCTTAAATTTTGCtaagataaaattaaaggaatacTAATATGAGTTCTAAAGTCTAGAAATTCAAACTGCTCTTCTCTAGCACCATAAGAACAAAGTTTGTGTACGAcaacttctgtttttttatgataagaaACCTTGTTGAAATAATGGTAAGCTTTTAACTCTGATTaccattttataaattttttctttgaaaacctCCCATCATAGaataaaatttcatcaaaatttcaGGCAAGTCCCTTTTCTCTTCATGATCTTTTTGCACAATACCCATTAGCCGAGCTAAATCTACTATGGTTTGCTCCAAACGGTCTAGTTTCTGCTCTTGAGCTCGCATAGTGCCCCAGAGAGCCTCCTCTCCTGCATCATAGAGTGAGTTGCTATTGTCTCCGTCTATTAAAGAGGCTAACCTACTTTGATATCAATTAACACGATGTATAACGTAGTTAAAAATTAGGATTCTTAAATTCTAAGGTTATAAACCTAAACTGTagagaaatttagagaaaatttTCAAGTGTTTTATTAAAAGCTTGAATAATAgtcattttcttaaaataaactaggcattctttatatttatattagtaataaaatcttttatagaAAAGGACTTCTAATTAAACTTGCCTAATTAATAGAATTCATCTagcattaaaatttataaatagtaaaatactgaataaattaaaagttttaagctaaatagtaaaaaaaatccaaatacaaTAAGGTAAATAAAGATAATCCGCACAACAACTTCCAAACCTTATTTGAAAGCTTTATCAATCTACAatcatcatgaaattttaacctaatAAGTAGAGCCTTCagaattttttgtaaaaatttcagCTTAATTTAACGGttagattaaaagttatgcttgATTTATCAAATTGTGTCATGCACTTTTTTTAAActcttcaaaacttaaaaattttaaccattaataaaataatacaataaacattattattattattattattattatgtcagGAAGAAATTTCCCACGTCAGAAAGGTCTTTGAAATTCATTCCATTGTGTCGGTCTTAAGTTTGGTGTCATGATGCGTGTATTCCAACCATGTATTACTTGGACCTGAACTCTTACGGATTTAGAATTCAGTGGTTCCATTTTTCTTCGATgagaataaaattcaatattataGGTCGGGGGGAAACCGCTCCCCCATCACAGAGAGTTTAAGAGGAGAGATTTAATTCTTTATCTTTTGATTCTTATGTGAACACTATTGGGGCTTGACAAATGGATTTTTGACTGTCGTAAGAGGCATGCATACACAGAATGACAGTGCAAAATCAGGAAGCCAAATGGCTATGAGGAAATATTCTcttatacaaagaaaaaaaattggccATCATAGTGCCGAAACATACATATATGAATACAGGTACTCCCTCCTTGCTCCTTGCTCCCCTCACACCAAAGCTTATCTTGACCTTCAGTTGGACATccacataataaaataaataacatgtgaTGAAGTTGTTCTGATTCTTGTAGCAGCCTCTGTTTACTAGATACTGTTCAATTTCTTGAAATGTTGTCATTGCGACATAATCTGAATCTGATAGATTCTGATAAGTTATAGAATTCTTCAATGGTTTTGTTTTGTCATGTATTATTCTGTGCTTTTGGTTGTTACATTTCATAATGCACATGGGAATTCCTTTTTGATTCCCAATGTTATATCTTTGCTCTTTTTATTCCCTCGATTAAAAGCTTGAACCATGCATATCCTGTGCAGTATCATGCAATTGCCCTGATGATTGGTGTACGGATGTAGATGTGATCAACAATTTTTATGTAACAAAAAATCGTGTCTAATCTTGTTTCCTTTTAACTTCTCCCTTTCTCTGGACCATTTTGCTTAccaccattttaatttttacgtGGCTAAGTATCTAGCTCTATATTCATTATGAATACATCTTTTGTTTGAGAAGTTCTCCATGATCCACcaaaagaagagagagttgTAACTTGTAACCGTGGCCATTTA is part of the Populus nigra chromosome 8, ddPopNigr1.1, whole genome shotgun sequence genome and harbors:
- the LOC133701230 gene encoding mitochondrial import receptor subunit TOM20-like, which gives rise to MEFSQDDFDRLLRFEHTRKSAEATYAKDPLDADNLTKWGEALLELSQFQTVAEAKKMINEAISKLEEAMMLNPTANAMWSLGNANTSYAFLTPDLSEAKNYFDKAADYFQQAVDEDSTNELYHKSLEVCAKAPELHMEIHKHSSSQQTMGGESSPSSNAKGSKKKANSDLKYDIFGWIILAVGIVAWMGIAKSHVPPPPI